The following coding sequences are from one Novosphingobium sp. KACC 22771 window:
- a CDS encoding Rne/Rng family ribonuclease codes for MSTRMLIDARHSEETRVAVLKGNRIEEFDFDSADHKQIKGNIYLAKVTRVEPSLQAAFVDFGGNRHGFLAFSEIHPDYYQIPKEDREALLAEEAAHAEEEAALRAVAEGEEDFVGDDELGEGLADDFAGGGVEETGSLIEVDTSEKNSVATIEAGHVEDGFDGEHEAEEASENEEGNERRGRRGRRQGGRNASHAKEAEELRAKRMALRRRYKIQDVIHRRQVLLVQVVKEERGNKGAALTSYLSLAGRYCVLMPNSSHGGGISRKISSFADRKRLKTIIAEMDLPKSMGCIVRTAGLQRTKTEIKRDFDYLARLWDDIRENTLKSAAPALIHSDSDLIKRAIRDIYNRDIEEVIVEGDDGYRAARDFMKLLMPSHARRVKHYADPVPLFQRFGAEDQLTAMYDPVVQLKSGGYIVINPTEALVSIDINSGRSTKEHGIEQTAVATNLEAAREIARQLRLRDMAGLVVIDFIDMEYGSNVRKVEKAMKEALKNDRARIQVGRISSFGLMEMSRQRLRTGVLEATTRSCPHCDGTGLVRTAGSAGLSALRLIEEEAAKGKGTIITLFASQEASIYLLNAKRIDLGEIEHRYGVSVEVIPEGENEGAKMRVVSSGPRNEFVPKFEPLVLEEDLEDLPEEDFEDEIEEEAEEAVEGETGGESADSRRKRRKRRRGRGRDRREDGTAEEGVTTEGAEPVEGEEGEEGDETEGDAEAQTETAEAGDEGPRKRRRRKRRRSRSRGEGEEGTAEEQAEAGDDEADAAPAVEAEAPVAAEVAAEPMVAAVVEPVAEAVIAPAEPVAEEAPAKPKRVRRKKADAAPAEAPVEAAPVEAAEEAPAKPKRVRRKKADAAPAEAPVEAAPVEVAEEAPAKPKRVRRKKADAAPAEAAVEAAPVEVAEAAPVEAPAETAPAAEDDASASPRRGWWQRTFGE; via the coding sequence ATGTCAACGCGCATGCTGATCGATGCGCGCCACTCGGAAGAAACCCGGGTGGCGGTGCTCAAGGGCAACCGTATTGAAGAATTCGACTTTGATTCTGCCGATCACAAGCAGATCAAGGGTAATATCTATCTGGCCAAGGTGACGCGCGTCGAGCCGTCGCTTCAGGCCGCCTTTGTTGATTTCGGGGGCAACCGCCACGGTTTCCTCGCTTTTAGCGAAATTCACCCCGATTATTACCAGATCCCCAAGGAAGACCGCGAGGCGCTGCTGGCCGAAGAGGCGGCCCACGCCGAGGAAGAAGCCGCGCTGCGCGCTGTGGCCGAGGGTGAGGAAGACTTCGTTGGCGACGATGAACTGGGCGAAGGGCTGGCCGACGATTTCGCGGGCGGCGGCGTCGAGGAAACCGGTTCGCTGATCGAGGTCGATACCTCGGAAAAGAACAGCGTGGCCACCATCGAGGCGGGCCATGTCGAAGACGGCTTTGACGGCGAGCATGAAGCCGAGGAAGCCTCGGAGAACGAGGAAGGCAACGAGCGCCGGGGCCGTCGCGGCCGCCGTCAGGGCGGGCGCAACGCCAGCCACGCCAAGGAAGCCGAAGAACTGCGCGCCAAGCGCATGGCGCTGCGCCGCCGCTACAAGATCCAGGACGTGATCCACCGCCGTCAGGTGCTGCTGGTTCAGGTCGTGAAGGAAGAGCGCGGCAACAAGGGCGCGGCGCTGACCTCGTACCTGTCGCTGGCGGGCCGCTATTGCGTGCTGATGCCCAATTCCAGCCATGGCGGCGGCATCTCGCGCAAGATCAGCAGCTTTGCCGACCGCAAGCGTTTGAAGACCATCATCGCCGAAATGGACCTGCCCAAGAGCATGGGCTGCATCGTGCGCACGGCAGGGCTTCAGCGCACCAAGACCGAAATCAAGCGCGACTTCGACTATCTGGCCCGTCTGTGGGACGATATCCGCGAAAACACGCTGAAATCCGCCGCGCCCGCGCTGATCCATTCGGACAGCGACCTGATCAAGCGCGCGATCCGCGACATTTATAACCGCGACATCGAGGAAGTGATCGTCGAGGGCGACGACGGCTATCGCGCGGCGCGTGACTTCATGAAACTGCTGATGCCCAGCCATGCGCGCCGGGTGAAGCATTATGCCGACCCGGTCCCCCTGTTCCAGCGCTTTGGCGCCGAGGATCAGTTGACCGCGATGTATGATCCGGTGGTTCAGTTGAAGTCGGGCGGCTATATCGTCATCAACCCGACCGAGGCGCTGGTGTCGATCGACATCAACTCGGGCCGCTCCACCAAGGAGCATGGCATCGAGCAGACGGCAGTGGCCACCAACCTTGAAGCCGCGCGCGAAATCGCCCGCCAGCTCCGCCTGCGCGACATGGCCGGTCTGGTCGTGATCGACTTCATCGACATGGAATATGGCTCGAACGTCCGCAAGGTCGAGAAGGCCATGAAGGAAGCGTTGAAGAACGACCGCGCGCGCATTCAGGTGGGCCGCATCTCGTCCTTCGGCCTGATGGAAATGAGCCGCCAGCGCCTGCGCACGGGCGTTCTGGAGGCCACCACCCGTTCGTGCCCGCATTGCGACGGCACGGGTCTGGTGCGCACCGCCGGGTCTGCGGGCCTGTCGGCGCTGCGCCTGATCGAGGAAGAGGCCGCCAAGGGCAAGGGCACGATCATCACCCTGTTCGCCAGCCAGGAAGCCTCGATCTACCTGCTCAATGCCAAGCGCATTGACCTGGGCGAGATCGAGCATCGCTATGGCGTCTCGGTCGAAGTGATCCCCGAGGGCGAGAATGAAGGCGCCAAGATGCGCGTCGTCTCGTCGGGTCCGCGCAACGAATTCGTGCCCAAGTTCGAGCCGCTGGTGCTGGAGGAAGACCTCGAAGACCTGCCGGAAGAGGACTTTGAGGACGAGATCGAGGAAGAAGCCGAAGAAGCCGTTGAAGGCGAAACCGGGGGCGAAAGCGCCGACAGCCGCCGCAAGCGCCGCAAGCGCCGCCGTGGTCGCGGCCGTGATCGTCGCGAGGATGGCACCGCCGAGGAAGGCGTGACCACCGAGGGCGCCGAGCCGGTTGAGGGCGAGGAAGGCGAGGAAGGCGACGAGACCGAAGGCGATGCCGAGGCTCAGACCGAAACCGCCGAAGCGGGCGACGAAGGTCCGCGCAAGCGCCGTCGCCGCAAGCGTCGTCGCAGCCGCAGCCGCGGCGAAGGCGAAGAAGGCACCGCCGAGGAACAGGCCGAAGCGGGCGATGACGAAGCCGATGCCGCCCCGGCGGTTGAAGCCGAAGCGCCGGTGGCCGCTGAAGTGGCGGCCGAACCGATGGTCGCAGCCGTCGTAGAGCCGGTGGCCGAGGCGGTGATTGCTCCTGCAGAGCCCGTTGCCGAGGAAGCCCCCGCCAAGCCCAAGCGCGTTCGCCGCAAGAAGGCCGATGCCGCCCCGGCCGAAGCCCCTGTGGAAGCCGCTCCGGTTGAGGCGGCCGAGGAGGCCCCCGCCAAGCCCAAGCGCGTTCGCCGCAAGAAGGCCGATGCCGCCCCGGCTGAAGCCCCTGTGGAAGCCGCTCCGGTTGAGGTGGCCGAGGAAGCTCCGGCCAAGCCCAAGCGCGTTCGCCGCAAGAAGGCCGATGCCGCCCCGGCTGAAGCCGCTGTCGAAGCCGCCCCGGTTGAGGTGGCCGAGGCAGCCCCGGTTGAAGCCCCCGCCGAAACCGCACCTGCGGCCGAGGATGACGCTTCGGCCTCGCCGCGCCGTGGCTGGTGGCAGCGCACCTTCGGCGAGTAA
- the zapE gene encoding cell division protein ZapE — MVKPATVIERYRALIHTHELRVDREQAAAAERLNQLQQDLEATPAGGGFLGRLLGRKPVRARGVYMWGGVGRGKSMLMDLFHDTLNITEKRRVHFHAFMQEVHAIMRDVRQGETGDPIPQVAARIAEGLRVLAFDEMVVNNSADAMIMSRLFTALIHDHNLTLVTTSNRAPSELYKNGLNREHFLPFIALIEGELDVLTLNGPVDYRLERLAGIRSWHCPLGLPATERVREVFFRLTDFPPEDARNVPSADLDVGGGRMLHVPKSLKGVAVFSFKKLCGDARGAADYLAVARAYHTVILVGIPRLGKDTRNEAARFVTLIDALYEHKVKLFVTADAPLDRIYDAGDKDTDTGSFEFDRTISRLTEMQSQDYMAKGHGEE, encoded by the coding sequence ATGGTCAAGCCTGCTACTGTGATCGAACGCTATCGGGCGCTGATCCATACCCATGAATTGCGCGTCGATCGGGAACAGGCGGCGGCGGCCGAACGGCTGAACCAATTGCAGCAGGATCTGGAGGCCACGCCTGCGGGCGGCGGGTTCCTTGGCCGCCTGCTGGGGCGCAAGCCGGTACGCGCGCGCGGCGTTTACATGTGGGGCGGGGTGGGGCGCGGCAAGTCCATGCTGATGGACCTGTTTCACGACACGCTGAACATCACCGAAAAGCGGCGCGTGCATTTCCATGCCTTCATGCAGGAAGTCCACGCGATCATGCGCGATGTGCGTCAGGGCGAGACGGGCGATCCGATCCCCCAGGTCGCCGCGCGCATTGCCGAAGGCTTACGCGTGCTGGCCTTTGACGAGATGGTCGTCAACAATTCAGCCGATGCGATGATCATGAGCCGGTTGTTCACCGCATTGATCCACGATCACAATCTGACGCTGGTCACCACCAGCAACCGCGCGCCGTCCGAACTCTACAAAAACGGCCTCAACCGCGAGCATTTCCTGCCCTTTATCGCGCTGATCGAGGGCGAGCTGGATGTGCTGACGCTCAACGGGCCGGTCGATTACCGACTCGAACGTCTGGCCGGTATCCGCAGTTGGCACTGCCCGCTGGGCCTGCCCGCGACCGAGCGGGTGCGCGAAGTGTTCTTCCGCCTGACCGACTTTCCGCCCGAGGATGCGCGCAATGTGCCTTCGGCGGATCTCGATGTGGGGGGCGGGCGCATGTTGCATGTGCCCAAGAGCCTGAAGGGCGTGGCGGTGTTCAGCTTTAAAAAGCTGTGCGGTGATGCGCGCGGGGCGGCCGATTATCTGGCGGTGGCGCGGGCCTATCACACGGTCATTCTGGTGGGCATCCCGCGTCTGGGCAAGGATACGCGCAACGAGGCGGCGCGCTTTGTCACCCTGATCGACGCGCTGTATGAGCATAAGGTCAAATTGTTCGTGACGGCGGACGCTCCGCTGGATCGCATCTATGACGCGGGCGACAAGGACACCGACACCGGCAGCTTTGAATTTGACCGCACGATCAGCCGCCTGACCGAAATGCAGAGCCAGGATTACATGGCCAAGGGGCATGGCGAAGAATAA
- a CDS encoding crotonase/enoyl-CoA hydratase family protein, producing the protein MNRITGEMGNLPPYGDGGGNHGIFFTQEDPAQAALNRLAVPEALTDLEQLDVLYDDAAGAIWTFMRPNGRPSFTPTLLRDFENWQDLIAANFGPDKIPLRYLVLGSRTPGVFGFGGDLELFQSLIRAQDRAGLAAYGHRCVAILDRNRRALDLPIVTIGLVQGQALGGGFEAVLSFDYLVAEKGASFGLPEVMFGLFPGMGAHAILSRKLGTAAAQRIILSNRTYSAQEMYDLGVVTHLAEKGEGVAFVQDFIAKNQRRHGGLVAAQKAIRRAAPLELAELNDIVDLWAEAALGLSESDLKLMSRLAGAQSRNHSAVA; encoded by the coding sequence ATGAACCGGATCACCGGTGAAATGGGAAATTTGCCTCCCTATGGGGACGGGGGCGGCAATCATGGCATCTTCTTTACGCAGGAAGATCCGGCCCAGGCAGCCCTGAACCGGCTGGCTGTTCCCGAGGCGCTGACCGATCTTGAACAGCTCGATGTGCTCTATGACGATGCCGCCGGCGCGATCTGGACCTTTATGCGCCCCAACGGGCGGCCCAGCTTTACCCCGACGCTGCTGCGCGATTTCGAAAACTGGCAGGATCTGATTGCCGCCAATTTCGGGCCGGACAAGATCCCGCTGCGCTATCTGGTGCTGGGCAGCCGGACGCCGGGCGTATTCGGCTTTGGCGGCGATCTGGAACTGTTTCAGAGCCTGATCCGGGCGCAGGACCGCGCGGGGCTGGCGGCCTATGGCCATCGCTGCGTGGCGATTCTCGACCGCAACCGGCGCGCGCTGGATCTGCCTATTGTCACAATCGGGCTGGTTCAGGGGCAGGCGCTGGGCGGCGGTTTCGAGGCGGTGCTTTCGTTTGACTATCTGGTGGCGGAAAAAGGCGCGAGTTTTGGCCTGCCAGAGGTGATGTTCGGCCTGTTTCCCGGCATGGGCGCCCATGCGATCCTGTCGCGCAAGCTGGGCACGGCGGCGGCGCAGCGCATCATCCTGTCCAACCGCACCTACAGTGCGCAGGAGATGTATGATCTGGGCGTGGTGACGCATCTGGCCGAAAAGGGCGAGGGCGTGGCCTTTGTGCAGGATTTCATCGCCAAGAATCAGCGCCGCCATGGCGGTCTGGTCGCGGCGCAAAAGGCGATCCGGCGTGCCGCCCCGCTTGAACTGGCCGAATTGAACGACATCGTCGATCTGTGGGCCGAGGCTGCGCTGGGCCTGTCGGAAAGCGATCTCAAGCTGATGTCGCGTCTGGCCGGGGCGCAATCGCGCAACCATTCGGCGGTGGCATAA
- a CDS encoding succinate dehydrogenase iron-sulfur subunit — MAQFSLPANSKISKNGTVHKAEGATKVKKFTVYRYDPDSGENPRYDTFEIDLDACGPMVLDALLKIKNEMDSTLTFRRSCREGICGSCAMNINGRNGLACTTAIEDLSGNVRITPLPHMEVIKDLVPDFTHFYAQYASIRPWLQTVSTTPSGKERLQSPEQREKLDGLYECILCACCSTSCPSYWWNSDKFLGPAILLQAYRWLADSRDEFTGERLDELEDPFRLYRCHTIMNCANVCPKGLSPARAIAEIKKMQAERHV, encoded by the coding sequence ATGGCCCAGTTCTCCCTCCCCGCCAATAGCAAGATCAGCAAGAATGGCACCGTCCATAAGGCAGAGGGCGCGACCAAGGTGAAGAAATTCACCGTGTATCGCTATGATCCCGACAGCGGCGAAAACCCCCGTTATGACACGTTCGAGATCGATCTCGACGCTTGCGGCCCGATGGTTCTCGACGCGCTGCTCAAGATCAAGAACGAGATGGACTCGACGCTGACCTTCCGCCGTTCGTGCCGTGAAGGCATCTGCGGTTCCTGCGCGATGAACATCAATGGCCGCAACGGCCTTGCCTGCACCACCGCGATCGAGGATCTTTCGGGCAATGTGCGCATCACGCCGCTGCCGCATATGGAAGTGATCAAGGACCTCGTCCCTGACTTCACGCATTTTTATGCGCAATACGCCTCGATCCGCCCCTGGCTCCAGACCGTTTCGACCACGCCTTCGGGCAAGGAACGCCTGCAGAGCCCCGAGCAGCGCGAAAAGCTCGACGGCCTGTATGAGTGCATCCTGTGCGCCTGCTGCTCGACCTCGTGTCCTTCGTACTGGTGGAACAGCGACAAGTTCCTTGGCCCGGCGATCCTGCTTCAGGCCTACCGCTGGCTGGCCGATAGCCGCGACGAATTCACCGGCGAGCGTCTGGATGAACTGGAAGATCCGTTCCGCCTCTATCGCTGCCACACGATCATGAACTGCGCCAATGTGTGCCCCAAGGGCCTGAGCCCCGCCCGCGCCATTGCCGAAATCAAGAAGATGCAGGCCGAGCGCCACGTCTGA